In one Polaribacter sp. ALD11 genomic region, the following are encoded:
- a CDS encoding MoxR family ATPase, translating to MSDVKAVNNLVSKFEILKSEIGKVIIGQKEAVNFTLLSVFCGGHSLLIGVPGLAKTLLVNTVSDALGLNFKRIQFTPDLMPSDILGSEILDENRQFKFIKGPIFSNIILADEINRTPPKTQAALLEAMQERSVTVSGNHYKLALPFFVLATQNPIEQEGTYPLPEAQLDRFMFSINLEYPTFEEEVQVVKSTTSIINQNVNAVFSGQEIVEIQQLIRKIPVADNVIEYAVGLVGKTRPKSEQATEMVKSYLDWGAGPRASQNLILGAKAHAAVNGKYSPDIEDVKAIAIPILSHRIVKNYKAEAEGISVADIINSLL from the coding sequence ATGTCAGACGTTAAAGCGGTAAATAATTTAGTAAGCAAATTTGAAATTCTAAAATCTGAAATAGGGAAAGTAATTATTGGCCAAAAAGAGGCGGTAAACTTTACATTACTTTCTGTTTTTTGTGGAGGACATTCATTACTAATAGGAGTTCCTGGTTTAGCAAAAACACTATTAGTAAACACAGTTTCTGATGCTTTAGGATTGAATTTTAAAAGAATTCAGTTTACACCAGACTTAATGCCATCAGATATTTTAGGAAGCGAGATTTTAGACGAAAATAGACAGTTTAAGTTTATAAAAGGGCCTATTTTTTCTAATATTATCTTAGCAGATGAAATAAATAGAACACCTCCAAAAACGCAAGCTGCTTTATTAGAGGCAATGCAAGAGCGTTCTGTTACTGTTTCTGGAAACCATTATAAGCTAGCTTTACCTTTTTTCGTATTAGCAACCCAAAACCCAATTGAGCAAGAAGGAACCTATCCTTTGCCAGAAGCTCAATTAGATAGGTTTATGTTTTCTATTAATTTAGAGTACCCAACTTTTGAAGAAGAAGTTCAAGTTGTAAAAAGTACAACTTCTATTATAAATCAAAACGTGAATGCTGTTTTTTCTGGTCAAGAAATTGTTGAAATTCAACAATTAATTAGAAAAATACCGGTTGCAGATAATGTTATTGAATATGCTGTAGGTTTGGTTGGCAAAACAAGACCAAAATCTGAACAAGCAACAGAAATGGTGAAAAGTTATTTAGATTGGGGAGCAGGACCAAGAGCTTCACAAAATTTAATTTTAGGAGCAAAAGCACATGCAGCTGTAAATGGTAAATATTCGCCAGATATAGAAGATGTAAAAGCAATAGCAATTCCTATTTTATCTCATAGAATTGTAAAAAACTACAAAGCAGAGGCAGAAGGTATTTCTGTTGCAGATATTATTAATTCGCTGTTATAG
- a CDS encoding ATP-dependent RecD-like DNA helicase: MIEKPADFNKELLNKFPHQPTIKQRKLLDLLSHFIFNEDKDALFLLKGYAGTGKTTTIGTFVNSLWTAGRKAVLLAPTGRAAKVIALYSKKPAFTIHKKIYFPKKQSNGSVAFVLQPNKHTNTIFIVDEASMIPDGKQNQQLFDASSLLDDLISYVYSGVNCKLIFIGDTAQLPPVKLDVSPALEQDTLTYDYHKQVTEIELDEVMRQHEDSGILANATALRLLLRNEGDKFQFDVDFADIKRLEDGYDIEDAIVTAYESDGVEDTAFIVRSNKRANQYNQQIRYNIRGQENEISAGDYIMIVKNNYFWLPESSTAGFIANGDICEVLKIFSIKELYGFKFAEVEIRMIDYPQMHPFETVLLLDTLTSESPSLTYEESNKLYQAVKEDYVHEKSKYKQFMAIKKNKYFNSLQVKFSYAMTCHKSQGGQWKTVFIEQPYLPDGVSKEYFRWLYTAITRAQEKLYLIGFKDDFFME; this comes from the coding sequence ATGATAGAAAAACCCGCGGATTTTAATAAAGAATTGTTAAATAAATTCCCTCATCAACCTACTATAAAACAACGCAAGTTATTAGATTTACTAAGTCATTTTATTTTTAATGAAGACAAAGATGCCTTGTTTCTTCTAAAAGGATATGCAGGAACGGGAAAAACAACTACTATTGGTACATTTGTTAATTCTTTATGGACTGCTGGTAGAAAAGCGGTCTTATTGGCACCTACAGGTAGAGCTGCAAAAGTAATTGCATTGTACTCTAAAAAACCTGCATTTACCATTCATAAAAAAATATATTTCCCTAAAAAGCAGTCTAATGGTTCTGTAGCTTTTGTTTTACAACCTAATAAACATACAAATACTATTTTTATAGTTGATGAAGCTTCTATGATACCTGATGGAAAACAGAATCAGCAATTGTTTGATGCTAGTTCTCTATTAGATGATTTAATTTCTTATGTCTATTCTGGTGTGAATTGTAAATTGATTTTTATTGGTGATACAGCGCAGCTTCCGCCAGTAAAGCTAGATGTTTCACCTGCTTTAGAACAAGACACTTTAACGTATGATTATCATAAACAAGTAACAGAGATAGAATTAGATGAGGTAATGCGACAACATGAAGATTCTGGTATTTTAGCCAATGCAACTGCTTTAAGATTGTTATTAAGAAATGAAGGCGATAAGTTTCAGTTTGATGTTGATTTTGCAGATATTAAAAGATTAGAAGATGGTTATGATATTGAGGATGCTATTGTAACAGCGTATGAAAGTGACGGTGTAGAGGATACTGCATTTATTGTACGTTCTAACAAACGTGCGAACCAATACAATCAACAAATAAGATATAATATAAGAGGACAAGAAAATGAAATTTCTGCAGGAGATTATATAATGATTGTTAAAAATAATTATTTCTGGTTACCAGAATCTTCTACCGCTGGTTTTATTGCAAACGGAGATATTTGTGAAGTTTTAAAAATATTTTCTATCAAAGAATTGTATGGTTTTAAATTTGCTGAAGTAGAAATTAGAATGATAGATTATCCTCAAATGCATCCTTTTGAAACCGTTTTGCTATTAGATACATTAACTAGTGAGAGCCCATCTTTAACTTACGAAGAATCTAATAAACTATACCAGGCAGTTAAGGAAGATTATGTCCACGAAAAATCGAAATACAAGCAATTTATGGCGATTAAAAAAAATAAATATTTCAATTCGTTACAAGTGAAGTTTTCTTATGCTATGACGTGTCATAAATCTCAAGGAGGACAATGGAAAACCGTTTTTATAGAACAACCTTATTTGCCAGATGGTGTTTCTAAAGAATATTTTAGATGGTTGTATACTGCAATTACAAGAGCACAGGAAAAGCTGTATTTAATTGGCTTTAAAGACGATTTTTTTATGGAGTAA
- a CDS encoding peptidylprolyl isomerase has translation MKKRVLFICTLFFSLNGFSQEGKTLVTINKEKTTVADFKRVYEKNLDVIDSEEAKDVAKNLELYINYKLKVKEAYQLKLDTLPSYIREIASYKNQLSAPYLQDTTFITALVKDVYFRTKNEVKAKHILIRTTKDATPKDTLASFNKILEIRNRIIKGEDFEKVAAETSEDKSAQDDSKTGRKGNNGNLGYFNAFKMVPSFEDAAYTTKVGAVSMPFRSQFGYHILKVDDFRVSKGELETAHILITDTTKVGKTRIDEVYAKLQQKEAFEKLANEYSDDKGSKANGGKLNKFGTGRMVKPFEDAAFSLKNEGDFSKPFRTRFGWHIVKLLKTHAIKPFAEMKKELTAKIKSSSRMQMSETAVVNKLTAKYSIVENEEAKEILNRKNIRAIAKDSLQNIIISINNKNITQETFVKYIRNRRHIPVYVLFDMFKSQEILSYYKENLIYTEPEYAYTLNEYEDGLLLFELMQQKIWNKSSKDTLGLKTYFLNNKGAYNSNELKNIKGKVINDYQNFLEKNWIADLRNKNKIKVNKRQLKNLIKFYDKK, from the coding sequence ATGAAAAAAAGAGTTTTATTCATTTGTACTTTATTCTTTAGTTTAAATGGTTTTTCTCAAGAAGGAAAAACTTTAGTTACAATAAATAAAGAAAAAACAACAGTAGCAGATTTTAAGCGTGTTTACGAAAAAAATTTAGACGTAATAGATAGTGAAGAAGCAAAAGACGTTGCCAAGAATCTAGAGCTTTATATCAACTATAAATTAAAAGTTAAAGAAGCTTATCAATTAAAACTAGATACACTGCCATCTTATATAAGAGAAATAGCATCTTATAAAAATCAACTTTCTGCACCTTACTTGCAAGACACTACTTTTATAACAGCATTAGTAAAAGATGTTTATTTTAGAACAAAAAATGAAGTTAAAGCAAAACATATTTTAATTAGAACAACTAAAGATGCCACGCCAAAAGATACTTTAGCTTCTTTTAATAAAATTTTAGAGATTAGAAATAGAATTATAAAAGGAGAAGATTTTGAAAAGGTAGCAGCAGAAACGTCAGAAGATAAATCTGCACAAGATGATTCTAAAACGGGGAGAAAAGGAAACAATGGTAATCTAGGGTATTTTAATGCTTTTAAAATGGTTCCTTCTTTTGAAGATGCAGCATATACAACCAAAGTAGGTGCAGTTTCTATGCCATTTAGAAGTCAGTTTGGGTATCATATTCTTAAAGTTGATGATTTTAGAGTCTCTAAAGGAGAGTTAGAGACGGCGCATATATTAATTACAGATACCACTAAAGTTGGTAAGACTAGAATTGATGAAGTATATGCAAAGCTTCAGCAAAAAGAAGCTTTTGAAAAATTAGCAAATGAATATTCAGATGATAAAGGTTCTAAAGCTAACGGAGGAAAATTAAATAAGTTTGGCACAGGAAGAATGGTAAAACCATTTGAAGATGCTGCTTTTTCTTTGAAAAATGAAGGGGATTTTTCTAAACCATTTAGAACACGTTTTGGTTGGCATATTGTAAAACTTTTAAAAACACATGCTATAAAGCCTTTTGCAGAAATGAAAAAAGAGCTTACTGCTAAAATTAAAAGTAGTTCTAGAATGCAAATGTCTGAAACTGCGGTTGTAAATAAATTAACAGCTAAATATTCAATTGTAGAAAATGAAGAAGCTAAAGAGATTTTAAATAGAAAAAATATTAGAGCAATAGCTAAAGATTCTCTTCAAAATATAATTATAAGTATTAATAACAAGAATATAACGCAAGAAACGTTTGTTAAATATATAAGAAATAGAAGACATATACCTGTTTACGTTTTGTTTGATATGTTTAAAAGCCAAGAAATTCTAAGTTATTATAAAGAAAACTTAATATACACAGAGCCAGAATATGCTTATACTTTAAATGAATATGAAGATGGTTTACTGTTGTTTGAATTGATGCAACAAAAAATATGGAATAAATCTTCTAAAGACACCTTGGGGTTGAAAACATATTTTTTAAATAACAAAGGAGCATATAATTCTAATGAATTGAAAAATATAAAAGGTAAGGTGATAAATGATTATCAAAATTTTTTAGAAAAAAATTGGATTGCAGATTTAAGAAATAAAAATAAAATTAAAGTAAACAAAAGACAATTAAAGAATTTAATTAAATTTTACGATAAAAAATAA
- the ppk2 gene encoding polyphosphate kinase 2 → MSTSKKFTIEDFENLENNKDLLELIKDKSDLYKKVQKTLLYTEELRLLQIELVKLQRWISKENKRVAIIFEGRDAAGKGGNIRRFMEHLNPRSSRLVALNKPTEVEKGQWYFQRYIKELPNPGEIVFFDRSWYNRAVVEPVMDFCTQKQYKEFLVQVPEFEHMMYEDGVIIIKFWLSISKEEQLKRFEERKENPLKRWKFSPVDKKGQTLWDKYTHYKAEMFSKTHTSYSPWMMIKTNDKQVARLEAIKHVISQFDYDGKEEAKTTLTPDPNVVMRYYRSNRNID, encoded by the coding sequence ATGAGTACAAGCAAAAAATTTACTATAGAAGATTTTGAAAACTTAGAAAATAATAAGGATTTACTTGAGTTAATTAAAGATAAAAGCGATTTATATAAAAAAGTTCAGAAAACACTTTTGTATACAGAAGAGTTGCGATTATTACAGATAGAATTGGTAAAATTACAACGTTGGATCTCTAAAGAGAACAAGCGTGTTGCTATTATTTTTGAAGGTAGAGATGCAGCAGGAAAAGGAGGGAATATTCGAAGGTTTATGGAACATTTAAATCCTCGTTCTAGTAGATTGGTTGCTTTAAATAAACCAACCGAAGTAGAAAAAGGGCAATGGTACTTTCAACGTTATATAAAAGAATTACCCAATCCTGGGGAAATCGTTTTTTTTGATAGAAGTTGGTATAATAGAGCTGTTGTAGAGCCTGTAATGGATTTCTGTACACAAAAACAATACAAAGAATTTTTAGTTCAGGTGCCAGAATTTGAACATATGATGTATGAAGATGGCGTAATTATTATTAAATTTTGGCTATCAATTTCAAAAGAAGAACAATTAAAAAGGTTTGAAGAGCGTAAAGAAAACCCTTTAAAACGCTGGAAATTTAGTCCTGTAGATAAAAAAGGACAAACACTTTGGGACAAGTACACCCATTATAAAGCAGAAATGTTTTCTAAAACACATACTTCTTACAGCCCTTGGATGATGATAAAAACCAATGACAAACAAGTAGCAAGACTAGAGGCAATAAAGCATGTGATTTCTCAATTTGATTATGATGGCAAAGAGGAAGCAAAAACAACATTAACACCAGACCCAAACGTTGTAATGCGTTACTATAGGTCTAATAGGAATATAGATTAA
- the ppk2 gene encoding polyphosphate kinase 2 encodes METKLTTKELNKLTTKKGLLALLSKSPLSIERSLRYVDYQKKLKKLQVELIRLQTWAINNNERIIIVFQGRDAAGKGGAIRRLTERINPRHMRIVALPKPSEDEQTQWYFQRYVEQFPKAGEIVFFDRSWYNRAVVEPVNGFCTPEEYDIFMNQVNGFEKMILESGIHLVKIYMSISKKEQAKRFADIKSNPLKQWKMTKLDEKAQVLWDQYTEYKNAMFKKTNTKISPWKVIRANRKTEARVNVINHVLNSIPYDKDLEI; translated from the coding sequence ATGGAAACAAAATTAACAACAAAAGAATTAAATAAGTTAACTACAAAAAAAGGGCTTTTAGCACTTTTATCTAAAAGCCCTTTAAGTATTGAAAGGAGCTTAAGATATGTAGATTATCAAAAAAAATTAAAAAAATTACAAGTAGAACTTATTCGTTTACAAACTTGGGCAATTAATAATAATGAACGTATAATTATTGTTTTTCAAGGAAGAGATGCTGCTGGAAAAGGTGGTGCTATTAGAAGATTAACAGAACGTATTAATCCTCGTCACATGAGAATTGTTGCTTTACCAAAACCAAGTGAAGATGAGCAGACGCAATGGTACTTTCAAAGATATGTAGAGCAATTTCCAAAAGCAGGCGAAATTGTTTTCTTTGATAGAAGTTGGTATAATAGAGCAGTTGTAGAGCCTGTAAACGGTTTTTGTACGCCAGAAGAATATGATATTTTTATGAATCAAGTTAACGGATTTGAAAAAATGATTTTAGAATCTGGAATTCATTTGGTTAAGATTTATATGTCTATTTCTAAGAAAGAACAAGCCAAACGCTTTGCAGACATAAAGAGCAATCCATTAAAACAATGGAAAATGACCAAGTTAGATGAAAAAGCGCAAGTTTTGTGGGATCAATACACAGAGTATAAAAATGCGATGTTTAAAAAAACAAATACAAAAATATCTCCTTGGAAAGTAATTAGAGCGAATAGAAAAACGGAAGCCAGAGTAAACGTAATTAATCACGTTTTAAATAGCATTCCTTATGATAAAGATTTAGAAATTTAA
- a CDS encoding AAA family ATPase — MQQKIVLIGGPGTGKTTIINELVKRNFYCMPEVSREVILKAKKQGIEQLFLTEPLLFSKMLLEGREEQYNNALSLKEKIVFFDRGIPDVHAYMNYFKTEYPTYFVEKSNAYKYTKIFHFSPWEEIHTTDNERYESFEESIKIDAFLIEAYSELGYKLISVPFGSIEERTNFILNSLSSE; from the coding sequence ATGCAGCAAAAAATTGTTCTTATTGGAGGACCCGGAACTGGGAAAACAACAATCATAAACGAACTTGTAAAAAGAAACTTTTATTGTATGCCAGAAGTTTCTAGAGAGGTTATTTTAAAAGCGAAAAAACAAGGAATTGAGCAACTTTTCTTAACTGAACCTTTATTATTCAGCAAAATGCTTTTAGAAGGTAGAGAAGAACAGTACAACAACGCCTTAAGCTTAAAAGAAAAAATTGTTTTTTTTGATAGGGGAATACCAGATGTGCATGCCTACATGAATTATTTTAAAACAGAATACCCGACTTATTTTGTAGAAAAAAGTAATGCTTACAAATACACCAAAATTTTTCATTTCTCTCCTTGGGAAGAAATTCATACTACAGACAATGAACGTTATGAATCTTTTGAAGAGTCTATAAAAATTGATGCTTTTCTTATTGAAGCATATTCCGAGTTAGGTTATAAATTAATTTCGGTTCCTTTTGGTTCTATTGAAGAACGCACTAATTTTATTCTTAATTCGCTTTCTAGCGAATGA
- a CDS encoding DUF3822 family protein, producing the protein MKTIKDNRLSIQFNLDGFSFSIYNTASKKEVYFREYNFESSQTTPENLLLKIEAIFKTDTHLQSDFNSVTVIHQNNLATLVPNSFFDERKLASYLNFNIKTLATDFITFDNLETLDSKNIYVPYVNINNYLFQNFGEFEYKHHSTVLIEKLLKLNRIKEKTMFVNVSKATLDIVVLENDKLVLSNTFSYNSKEDFIYYILFVAEQLNIDTKEFPLYFMGEITLNSAIYKTTYKYIKNVYFFESSNSIFSELSIPSHSNFILLGS; encoded by the coding sequence TTGAAAACTATAAAAGATAATAGATTATCCATTCAATTTAATTTGGATGGATTTTCTTTTTCTATTTACAACACTGCTTCTAAAAAAGAGGTGTATTTCCGTGAATACAATTTTGAGAGTTCACAGACAACACCAGAAAATCTGTTATTAAAAATTGAGGCCATTTTTAAAACAGACACACATTTACAAAGCGATTTTAACTCTGTTACAGTTATTCATCAAAACAATCTGGCTACGTTAGTACCAAATTCCTTTTTTGATGAAAGAAAATTAGCATCTTATCTAAACTTTAACATCAAAACATTAGCAACAGATTTTATCACTTTTGATAATTTAGAAACTTTAGATTCTAAAAATATTTACGTTCCTTATGTAAACATAAACAACTACTTATTTCAGAATTTTGGCGAATTTGAATACAAACATCACAGTACTGTTTTAATTGAAAAACTGTTAAAACTGAACAGAATTAAAGAAAAAACAATGTTTGTAAATGTTTCTAAAGCCACATTAGATATTGTAGTGCTAGAAAATGACAAACTTGTGCTTTCAAATACGTTCTCCTACAATTCTAAAGAAGATTTTATCTATTATATTCTATTTGTAGCGGAACAATTAAATATCGATACCAAAGAGTTTCCTTTATATTTTATGGGAGAAATCACTTTAAATTCTGCCATTTATAAGACAACATATAAATACATTAAAAATGTTTATTTTTTTGAAAGTTCAAATTCCATTTTTAGTGAATTAAGCATTCCTTCACATTCTAACTTCATACTATTAGGCTCATGA
- a CDS encoding RsmD family RNA methyltransferase: MRIISGKLKSRRLSAPKNLPVRPTTDMAKESLFNILNNTYFFDTISVIDLFSGTGNISYEFASRGTKTIHAVDAHVGCIKYINSTAKELDLDINTFKSDVYKFLEKTPLKTDIIFADPPYDFEEEQFLKIVDLVFDREILNEDGVLIVEHSKHTDLTKHAKHTYDKRYGGNVFSFFENASEETEEEN, translated from the coding sequence ATGAGAATTATTTCTGGAAAATTAAAATCAAGACGTTTATCAGCGCCTAAAAACCTACCTGTTAGACCAACAACAGACATGGCAAAAGAATCTTTGTTTAACATCTTAAACAACACTTATTTTTTTGATACAATCTCTGTAATAGATTTATTTTCTGGTACAGGAAACATTAGCTATGAATTTGCCTCTAGAGGAACAAAAACAATTCACGCTGTTGATGCCCATGTTGGTTGTATTAAATACATAAATAGCACTGCAAAAGAATTAGACCTAGACATTAATACATTTAAAAGTGACGTCTACAAGTTTCTAGAAAAAACACCCTTAAAAACGGATATTATTTTTGCAGATCCTCCTTATGATTTTGAAGAAGAACAATTTTTAAAAATAGTAGATTTAGTTTTTGATAGAGAAATATTAAATGAAGATGGTGTTTTAATTGTAGAACATTCTAAACACACCGATTTAACGAAGCACGCAAAACATACGTATGACAAACGTTATGGTGGCAATGTTTTTAGTTTCTTCGAAAACGCTTCTGAAGAGACTGAAGAAGAAAATTAA
- a CDS encoding DUF493 family protein, producing the protein MSNKDDFYGKLKVQLDATTEFPAEYLYKFIVPTTENQVTEVENIFDNTGAVINTKKSKTGKFVSVSIILKLKTSDEVIAYYKKAEKIKGIISL; encoded by the coding sequence ATGAGTAATAAAGACGATTTTTACGGCAAATTAAAAGTTCAGTTAGATGCTACCACAGAGTTTCCTGCAGAATACTTGTATAAATTTATTGTACCAACTACAGAAAACCAAGTTACAGAGGTAGAAAATATTTTTGATAACACAGGTGCAGTCATTAATACAAAGAAATCTAAAACAGGTAAATTTGTAAGTGTTTCAATAATTTTGAAACTAAAAACTTCAGATGAAGTAATAGCATATTATAAAAAAGCAGAAAAAATAAAAGGAATCATCTCATTATAG
- a CDS encoding peptidylprolyl isomerase → MPQKTIISKYTKFLLIAVIFSATTLQLNAQKVKIDGVAVVIGKNIVLDSDIAKFKQEVEQRSEGKITISDCEMLEELMKQKLLSHHAVIDSVTVTDKEVNSRVDKSIQFFTQEYGSIEKVIAAYGFNDLDDLKGELYNVQKENILVEKEQLKITEKVDVTPEEVRLYFNGLKDKGELPEFTAEIELAQIVMNAEPTLEENNKVIAELTEIRKEIIDGASFRMKAIINSKDPGVTQNGGKMEVTKESGLIKEFKEVSFSLEKNEISKPFKTLFGYHIIQLHEIKGNTRTVSHILLQPEIPEARLKETQLKVEEIKRDIEEGKLTFEEAVKKYSADKGSKNNGGVIINPYSGETKFDLTRMDPAMYARVNDLKQGTYTDVFYDEARGGEKMYKFILMKERTDTHTADLVEDYVKVQALALNKKKEEIIEKWSNDKIKDTYIKLGEDYKKCSFDKNWKKATSK, encoded by the coding sequence ATGCCACAAAAAACAATAATTTCAAAATATACTAAATTCCTTTTAATTGCTGTAATTTTCTCAGCAACAACATTACAACTAAATGCTCAGAAAGTTAAAATTGATGGAGTAGCAGTAGTCATAGGGAAAAATATCGTTTTAGATTCTGATATTGCTAAGTTTAAGCAAGAAGTAGAGCAAAGAAGTGAGGGGAAAATTACCATTTCAGATTGTGAAATGTTAGAAGAATTAATGAAGCAAAAATTACTTTCTCATCATGCAGTTATTGATAGTGTAACCGTTACAGATAAAGAGGTTAATAGTAGAGTTGATAAAAGTATTCAATTTTTCACACAAGAATATGGTTCTATAGAAAAAGTAATTGCTGCTTATGGCTTTAATGACTTAGACGATTTAAAAGGCGAATTATATAACGTACAAAAAGAAAATATCTTAGTAGAAAAAGAACAGTTAAAAATAACTGAAAAGGTAGATGTTACACCAGAAGAGGTTCGTTTGTATTTTAACGGCTTAAAAGATAAAGGTGAATTACCAGAATTTACTGCAGAAATAGAGTTGGCTCAAATTGTTATGAATGCAGAACCAACGTTAGAAGAAAATAATAAGGTTATTGCAGAATTAACTGAAATTAGAAAAGAAATTATAGATGGCGCAAGTTTTAGAATGAAAGCCATTATAAATTCTAAAGATCCGGGTGTTACTCAAAACGGAGGGAAAATGGAAGTAACTAAAGAATCTGGTCTTATTAAGGAGTTTAAAGAAGTTTCTTTTTCTTTAGAGAAAAATGAAATATCTAAACCTTTTAAAACTCTTTTTGGGTATCATATTATTCAATTACATGAAATTAAAGGAAATACTAGAACCGTTTCTCATATTTTATTGCAACCAGAAATTCCTGAAGCTAGATTAAAAGAGACACAATTAAAAGTAGAAGAAATTAAAAGAGATATAGAAGAAGGAAAACTTACTTTTGAAGAAGCTGTAAAAAAATATTCTGCAGATAAAGGTTCTAAAAATAACGGCGGAGTTATTATTAACCCATATTCTGGAGAAACTAAATTCGATTTAACAAGAATGGACCCTGCAATGTATGCCAGAGTTAATGATTTAAAACAAGGTACTTATACAGATGTTTTTTATGATGAAGCTAGAGGTGGAGAGAAAATGTATAAATTCATTTTAATGAAGGAAAGAACAGATACGCATACTGCAGACTTAGTAGAAGATTATGTAAAAGTTCAAGCACTTGCTTTAAACAAGAAAAAAGAAGAAATTATAGAAAAGTGGTCTAACGATAAAATTAAAGATACCTATATTAAATTAGGAGAAGATTATAAAAAGTGTTCTTTTGATAAAAACTGGAAAAAAGCAACAAGTAAATAA
- a CDS encoding lipid A deacylase LpxR family protein, whose translation MKKITIILFLGFTFGVFSQKKFSKEISFITENDLYTSTYDDRYYTNGMFFSFKYLSEEKNKNLEKKIFEWGINHEMYTPNRAVNLDIEDHDRPFAGYLYGSFSINKIYKSNQSFKTTLQLGVIGSHSFSKELQGFIHNLYGFEDAVGWKYQVKNALALNINAEYHKFLGKDKMNHFDLSWINFGKLGTVYTNISSGFLARIGFKPLQSLANSIAYNTNINNKNTSYYREVESFIFIEPTLRYVLYDATLQGSFLNTGSEVTSELVPLVFNLAIGLKFTVNRFNFGYTFNYNSNKSKDLRFDNGHKYGSINFNYLLK comes from the coding sequence ATGAAAAAAATTACTATAATTCTATTTTTAGGCTTCACATTTGGTGTTTTTTCGCAAAAAAAATTCTCTAAGGAAATAAGTTTTATTACTGAAAATGATTTATACACTTCTACTTATGATGATAGGTACTATACAAACGGAATGTTTTTTTCTTTTAAATATCTATCTGAAGAAAAAAATAAGAACTTAGAAAAGAAGATTTTTGAATGGGGTATTAATCATGAAATGTACACACCTAATAGAGCTGTTAATCTTGACATTGAGGACCATGACAGACCATTTGCTGGTTATTTATATGGTAGTTTTAGTATTAATAAGATATATAAAAGCAACCAATCTTTTAAGACAACCTTACAGTTAGGGGTTATTGGTTCGCATTCCTTTTCTAAAGAATTGCAGGGTTTTATTCATAATTTATATGGTTTTGAAGATGCTGTTGGTTGGAAATATCAAGTTAAAAATGCGCTTGCTTTAAATATTAATGCAGAGTATCATAAGTTCTTAGGAAAAGATAAAATGAATCATTTTGATCTTTCTTGGATAAATTTTGGAAAACTAGGAACAGTTTACACCAATATTTCTTCTGGTTTTTTAGCTAGAATTGGTTTTAAACCACTACAATCTTTAGCGAATTCTATTGCGTATAACACAAACATCAATAATAAAAACACCTCTTATTACAGAGAAGTAGAATCTTTTATTTTCATAGAACCAACTTTAAGATATGTGTTGTATGATGCGACACTACAAGGAAGTTTTTTAAATACAGGCAGTGAAGTAACTAGTGAATTAGTTCCGTTAGTTTTTAATCTAGCAATTGGTTTAAAGTTTACGGTAAATAGATTTAATTTTGGGTACACTTTTAACTATAACTCAAATAAATCTAAAGATTTAAGGTTTGATAATGGCCATAAATATGGATCAATTAATTTTAATTATTTATTAAAATAG